The following are encoded in a window of Sinorhizobium sojae CCBAU 05684 genomic DNA:
- a CDS encoding O-linked N-acetylglucosamine transferase, SPINDLY family protein, which yields MSIATDDASGPVPPLPGILDLARAQRLSLTELFQLAEARSGAGKRSEAAEIYKVWLAFNEAHPFLHLVYFNYSVTLRQLGDIAGSIHALRACLKIDPRFAQAHINLGRAFEDSGLAMQAIQQWRSLVEITAESTAEKVAHRLMALQHIGRVMENAGLLEEAETALWQAIELRPDKTEAGQHWSALRQRQCKWPILVPSEHASMRQLLDAMSPLALGCYSDDPLFQLAKAYRYNQSFVGRPDVTGFSRKMPKRKTGTGERLRVGYVSSDLRDHAVGFALREVLELHDKKSVEIYAYYCGDPVSNDATQMRMKDAVDCWRDIAALSDADAAREIAADDIDILVDVNGYTKHARTKIFAYRPAPVIVNFCGYPGSMGSPFHQYMIADERIVPPENEIYYSEKVLRIPCSQPVDRKRAIADKPSRAEAGLPEDVFVFACFNGMQKITEPTFAHWMAILNAAPGSVLWLLTGGDAVDQRLRQASEKAGVAPERLIFAPKAPNARHLARIALADLFLDTFPYGAHSTAADALTMGLPVLTFPGKSFAARFCHSIVAAAGIPELICSGPEHYVEKAIAFAKAPAELAKIRETLQARRETSVLRDIPALARRLEELFWQMQAECERGETPVPDLRNLDLYYEIGAESVEGNIAFLDDQTYRQRYLEKLVAWNEYAPIAPDNRVWTAEAAPKT from the coding sequence ATGTCCATAGCAACCGATGATGCATCCGGTCCAGTTCCGCCCCTCCCGGGAATACTGGACCTTGCGCGCGCCCAGCGCCTGTCTTTGACGGAGTTGTTCCAGCTTGCAGAAGCGCGCAGCGGCGCCGGAAAGAGGAGCGAAGCGGCCGAGATCTACAAGGTCTGGCTCGCCTTCAACGAGGCCCATCCCTTCCTGCATCTCGTCTATTTCAACTATTCCGTCACGCTGCGCCAGCTCGGTGACATAGCGGGGTCGATCCACGCCCTCAGGGCCTGCCTGAAAATCGATCCCCGCTTCGCCCAGGCCCATATCAATCTTGGTCGCGCCTTCGAAGACAGCGGGCTCGCCATGCAGGCCATTCAGCAATGGCGCAGCCTGGTCGAGATAACCGCGGAGAGCACGGCCGAGAAGGTCGCGCATCGCCTGATGGCGCTTCAGCACATTGGCCGCGTCATGGAAAATGCGGGCCTGCTGGAAGAGGCGGAGACCGCCCTGTGGCAGGCAATCGAGTTGCGGCCGGACAAGACCGAGGCCGGCCAGCACTGGAGCGCTCTCAGGCAGCGCCAATGCAAATGGCCGATCCTGGTTCCGTCGGAGCATGCTTCCATGCGGCAGCTTCTCGACGCCATGTCGCCGCTGGCGCTTGGCTGCTATTCCGACGATCCGCTGTTCCAGCTCGCCAAGGCCTATCGCTACAACCAGTCCTTTGTCGGACGCCCCGACGTGACCGGCTTCTCCCGCAAGATGCCGAAGCGGAAAACGGGAACCGGCGAGCGCCTTCGCGTCGGCTATGTTTCCTCGGATCTGCGCGACCATGCGGTCGGCTTCGCGCTGAGGGAAGTGCTGGAACTGCACGACAAGAAGAGCGTCGAGATCTATGCCTATTATTGCGGCGATCCGGTTTCGAACGACGCGACGCAGATGCGGATGAAGGACGCCGTCGACTGCTGGCGCGACATCGCCGCGCTCAGCGACGCGGACGCGGCAAGGGAGATCGCCGCCGACGACATCGACATCCTCGTCGATGTCAACGGCTATACCAAGCATGCGAGAACGAAAATCTTCGCCTACCGTCCGGCGCCGGTCATCGTCAATTTCTGCGGCTATCCGGGCTCCATGGGAAGCCCGTTCCATCAATACATGATCGCGGACGAGCGCATCGTTCCGCCTGAGAACGAGATCTATTACTCGGAAAAAGTGCTGCGCATTCCGTGCAGCCAGCCCGTCGACCGCAAGCGGGCGATCGCGGACAAGCCGTCACGGGCGGAAGCGGGGCTGCCTGAGGACGTCTTCGTCTTTGCCTGCTTCAACGGCATGCAGAAGATCACCGAGCCCACCTTCGCCCATTGGATGGCGATCCTGAACGCGGCGCCCGGCAGCGTGCTCTGGCTGCTCACCGGAGGCGACGCCGTGGATCAGCGCCTGCGCCAGGCGTCCGAGAAGGCCGGCGTCGCGCCAGAGAGACTGATCTTTGCGCCCAAGGCGCCGAATGCACGGCATCTCGCGCGAATCGCTCTCGCCGATCTCTTCCTCGACACCTTCCCCTACGGCGCCCACTCGACGGCGGCCGACGCGCTGACCATGGGACTGCCCGTCCTCACATTCCCGGGCAAGAGCTTCGCGGCACGCTTCTGCCACAGTATCGTTGCCGCCGCCGGCATTCCGGAACTGATTTGCAGCGGTCCCGAACACTATGTCGAAAAGGCCATTGCCTTTGCGAAGGCGCCGGCGGAGCTCGCCAAGATCCGGGAGACCCTGCAGGCCAGACGCGAAACGAGCGTGCTTCGCGACATTCCGGCCCTTGCCCGCAGGCTCGAGGAACTGTTCTGGCAGATGCAGGCCGAATGTGAACGCGGTGAAACACCGGTGCCGGACCTGCGCAATCTCGATCTCTATTACGAGATCGGAGCCGAAAGCGTGGAGGGCAATATCGCATTTTTGGACGATCAGACCTATCGGCAGCGCTACCTGGAGAAGCTGGTGGCCTGGAACGAATATGCTCCGATTGCCCCCGACAACCGCGTCTGGACGGCAGAGGCTGCGCCGAAGACATGA
- the glf gene encoding UDP-galactopyranose mutase, giving the protein MNRIRTGKIAVVGAGLSGAVIGRELAEAGHEIEVFDARNHIAGNCHTERDEETGVMVHVYGPHIFHTDDREVWDYVNRFERFMPYKNRVKTTSNGQVYSLPINLHTINQFFGKALRPDEARAFIEELSDKTIEDPKTFEEQALRFIGNELYEAFFKGYTEKQWGCSPTELPASILKRLPVRFNYDDNYFFHTYQGMPENGYTEMVGRILAHPNITVHLRTRFHRDLNGDFAHTFYSGPLDGYFGYQYGRLGYRTLDFERFTYEGDYQGCAVMNYGDAAIPYTRVTEHKHFSPWEEHSGSVCYREYSRPCGPDDVPYYPIRLVEDKAQLGQYLARAAEETSVTFVGRLGTYRYLDMDVTIREALDAARLFLSGHAARAPDPERQASSLKLAAACLLEST; this is encoded by the coding sequence ATGAACAGGATCAGGACCGGGAAAATCGCAGTGGTCGGTGCCGGTCTTTCGGGTGCGGTAATCGGACGCGAACTCGCCGAAGCGGGGCACGAGATCGAAGTCTTCGATGCGCGCAACCACATCGCCGGCAATTGCCACACCGAGCGTGACGAGGAAACCGGGGTGATGGTCCATGTCTATGGGCCGCATATCTTTCACACGGATGACCGCGAAGTCTGGGACTATGTGAACCGCTTCGAGCGGTTCATGCCCTACAAGAACCGCGTCAAGACGACAAGCAACGGCCAAGTCTATTCCCTGCCCATCAATCTGCACACGATCAACCAGTTCTTCGGCAAGGCTTTAAGGCCGGACGAGGCGCGCGCTTTCATCGAAGAACTGTCCGACAAGACCATCGAAGATCCGAAGACCTTCGAGGAACAGGCGCTGCGCTTCATCGGCAACGAACTCTACGAGGCATTCTTCAAGGGATATACCGAGAAGCAATGGGGCTGCTCTCCGACCGAGCTGCCGGCTTCCATCCTGAAGCGGCTTCCGGTGCGCTTCAACTACGATGACAACTACTTCTTTCACACCTATCAGGGCATGCCGGAAAACGGCTATACCGAAATGGTCGGACGAATTCTCGCTCACCCGAACATCACGGTCCATCTCCGAACGCGCTTTCACCGCGACTTGAACGGGGACTTCGCGCATACATTCTATTCCGGCCCGCTCGACGGCTACTTCGGCTATCAATATGGGCGCCTGGGATATCGCACGCTGGATTTCGAGCGCTTCACCTATGAGGGCGACTACCAGGGTTGCGCCGTCATGAACTACGGGGATGCTGCGATCCCCTATACGCGCGTTACCGAGCACAAGCATTTTTCGCCATGGGAAGAGCATTCCGGCTCGGTCTGCTACCGCGAATATTCCCGTCCCTGCGGCCCGGATGACGTCCCCTATTATCCGATCCGGCTCGTCGAGGATAAGGCACAGCTTGGGCAATATCTCGCGCGCGCCGCTGAGGAAACTTCTGTCACCTTTGTCGGCCGACTCGGAACATACCGCTATCTCGACATGGACGTGACCATACGCGAGGCGCTGGACGCCGCCCGGCTCTTCCTGTCCGGCCACGCAGCGCGCGCGCCTGACCCAGAGCGCCAAGCATCATCCCTGAAACTTGCTGCTGCATGTCTCCTTGAATCGACCTAG
- a CDS encoding ABC transporter substrate-binding protein — protein MRKTLVTTLAMLLAGSTAAFADASDGKVKIGILNDQSGVYADFGGKFSYEAALMAVEDFGGKVLDVPVEVVTADHQNKPDIASNIARQWYDTEQVDSIMELTTSSVALAVQAISKEKKKIDIVTGAATTELTGKQCSPYGFHWAYDTYSLAVGTGGALVKQGGDSWFFLTADYAFGYSLEENTANFVKENGGTVVGAVRHPLATTDFSSFLLQAQSSGAKVIGLANAGLDTSNAIKQAAEFGIVQSGQRLAALLFTLAEVHGLGLEAAQGLTLTEGFYWNRDEESAKFGKRFMERTGKMPNMVHAGTYSAVLQYLKAIEKAGSDDADAVSKALHEMPVNDVFAQNGTVAANGRMIHDMYLLEVKKPEESKEPWDYFNVLATIPGKEAFIDPAESGCELVKS, from the coding sequence ATGCGCAAGACACTGGTCACCACCCTTGCAATGTTGCTTGCCGGCAGCACGGCGGCTTTCGCCGATGCCTCCGACGGCAAGGTCAAGATCGGCATTCTCAATGACCAATCCGGCGTTTACGCCGACTTCGGCGGCAAGTTCTCCTATGAAGCGGCGCTGATGGCGGTCGAGGATTTCGGGGGCAAGGTCCTGGACGTCCCGGTCGAGGTCGTCACCGCCGACCACCAGAACAAGCCTGATATTGCCTCGAACATCGCCCGGCAATGGTATGACACCGAGCAGGTCGACAGCATCATGGAGCTTACCACCTCTTCGGTTGCGCTTGCCGTTCAGGCGATCTCAAAAGAGAAGAAGAAGATCGACATCGTCACCGGCGCCGCAACGACGGAGCTCACCGGAAAGCAGTGCAGCCCCTATGGTTTCCACTGGGCCTATGACACCTATTCGCTCGCAGTGGGCACGGGTGGTGCACTCGTCAAACAGGGCGGCGACAGCTGGTTTTTCCTGACCGCGGACTATGCCTTCGGCTACTCGCTCGAGGAGAACACCGCCAACTTCGTCAAGGAAAATGGCGGCACCGTCGTCGGAGCGGTTCGCCATCCGCTCGCGACCACCGACTTCTCATCGTTCCTCCTGCAGGCTCAGTCGTCGGGCGCCAAGGTGATCGGCCTTGCCAATGCCGGCCTTGACACCTCCAACGCCATCAAGCAGGCGGCCGAGTTCGGGATCGTCCAGAGCGGACAACGCCTCGCGGCCCTTCTGTTCACGCTTGCCGAGGTGCACGGTCTCGGCCTTGAAGCCGCGCAGGGCCTGACGCTCACCGAAGGCTTCTACTGGAACCGGGACGAGGAAAGCGCCAAGTTCGGCAAGCGCTTCATGGAGCGCACCGGCAAGATGCCGAACATGGTCCATGCCGGCACCTATTCCGCCGTTCTGCAATATCTGAAGGCGATCGAAAAGGCCGGCAGCGATGATGCCGACGCGGTCTCCAAGGCGTTGCACGAAATGCCCGTCAACGACGTCTTTGCTCAAAACGGCACCGTCGCAGCGAACGGCCGGATGATCCACGACATGTACCTCCTCGAGGTAAAGAAGCCGGAAGAAAGTAAGGAGCCGTGGGACTACTTCAATGTCCTCGCGACCATTCCCGGCAAGGAGGCCTTCATCGATCCGGCCGAGAGCGGCTGCGAACTCGTGAAGTCGTGA
- a CDS encoding LysR family transcriptional regulator, translated as MNANFTWDDLQFFLAVARTGQLSTAARRLRTSHATVSRRIDRLEFALKVKLFERNPRGYVLTAMGQRFVETAERIERETEQLQLDISDGATAQRGVVRLSTLEGFGNFFLADRLGDFAGRYPNISLELVAIQQIMSLSRKEADIAVSLAAPKAGPYHAEVLTPYTLHVYGARSYLSKHPLIRSRNDLASHRFVGYIEDMIFAPGLDYLGEIQPGLRAHFQSSSILTQLKAACQGLGLCVLPHFMARNEPGLEIVLPGEVELKRTYWLICHRDLMAMPRVRAVRDFLVELTRGSQGCFLRERQAHFPGQRQPLEAQ; from the coding sequence ATGAATGCAAATTTCACCTGGGACGATCTGCAGTTCTTCCTGGCGGTCGCACGGACCGGCCAGCTTTCCACGGCGGCACGGCGGCTGAGGACCAGTCACGCGACGGTGTCGCGCCGCATCGATCGGCTTGAGTTTGCCCTCAAGGTCAAGCTTTTCGAGCGCAATCCGCGGGGTTATGTGCTGACGGCCATGGGTCAACGCTTCGTCGAGACCGCCGAGCGCATCGAGCGGGAGACGGAACAATTGCAGCTCGACATCAGCGACGGCGCCACGGCGCAGCGCGGCGTGGTGCGGCTGAGCACGCTCGAGGGCTTCGGAAATTTCTTCCTGGCAGATCGACTTGGCGATTTTGCCGGCCGTTATCCGAACATCTCACTGGAGCTGGTGGCGATCCAGCAGATCATGTCGCTGTCGCGCAAGGAGGCCGATATCGCCGTTTCGCTCGCCGCGCCGAAAGCAGGTCCTTACCATGCCGAAGTGCTCACGCCTTATACGCTGCATGTCTATGGCGCACGCAGCTACCTGTCCAAGCACCCGCTGATCCGCAGCCGCAACGACCTCGCTTCGCACCGTTTCGTCGGCTATATAGAGGATATGATCTTCGCGCCGGGCCTCGACTATCTCGGCGAGATACAGCCGGGGCTGCGGGCTCATTTCCAGAGCTCGAGCATTCTGACGCAGTTGAAGGCGGCTTGCCAGGGGCTCGGTCTCTGCGTGCTGCCGCACTTCATGGCGCGCAACGAACCCGGTCTTGAGATCGTGCTCCCCGGAGAGGTCGAGCTCAAGCGCACCTATTGGCTGATCTGCCATCGCGACCTGATGGCCATGCCGCGCGTAAGAGCCGTGCGCGACTTCCTGGTCGAGTTGACCAGGGGGAGCCAGGGCTGTTTCCTAAGGGAACGGCAGGCCCATTTTCCGGGTCAACGGCAGCCCCTTGAAGCGCAGTAG